The Nitrospira sp. genome contains a region encoding:
- a CDS encoding methane monooxygenase/ammonia monooxygenase subunit C has protein sequence MASERSRKIDAFWYNTMPLKAGWLGMLAIGVFWVMYQRIFGYSHGLDSMTPEFDSVWMGLWRFNIIANAIFFAVSVGWIWTTRDRNLANLDPKLELRRYFYWLSWLVCYIWGVYYAGSYTLEQDAAWHQVIIRDTSFTASHIVAFYGSFPLYITCGVSSYLYAQTRLPLYAQATSFPLVAAVVGPMMILPNVGLNEWGHAFWFVDELFSAPLHWGFVTLGWCGLFGAAGGVAAQIVSRMSNLADVIWNGASKDILDPFSKQVGTKTTY, from the coding sequence ATGGCTTCTGAACGTTCCAGGAAAATCGATGCGTTTTGGTATAACACGATGCCCCTCAAGGCAGGCTGGCTTGGGATGCTGGCGATCGGTGTTTTCTGGGTTATGTACCAACGTATCTTCGGATATTCGCACGGGTTAGACTCCATGACCCCCGAGTTTGACTCGGTGTGGATGGGACTGTGGCGCTTTAACATCATCGCCAACGCCATCTTCTTCGCTGTATCCGTCGGATGGATTTGGACGACCCGTGATCGTAACTTGGCCAACTTGGATCCCAAGCTCGAGCTCAGGAGATACTTTTATTGGCTGAGCTGGCTGGTCTGCTACATCTGGGGCGTGTACTACGCGGGGAGCTACACGCTGGAACAGGACGCGGCCTGGCACCAGGTAATCATCCGAGACACGAGCTTCACCGCGAGCCATATCGTAGCGTTCTACGGAAGCTTCCCGTTGTACATTACGTGCGGCGTGTCCAGTTATCTCTACGCGCAGACCCGATTACCGCTCTATGCGCAGGCAACATCCTTCCCGTTGGTCGCGGCGGTGGTTGGACCGATGATGATTCTGCCGAACGTGGGGTTGAACGAGTGGGGCCATGCGTTCTGGTTCGTAGACGAACTGTTTTCAGCACCCTTGCACTGGGGCTTCGTGACGTTGGGCTGGTGCGGATTGTTCGGCGCGGCCGGTGGGGTGGCGGCGCAGATCGTCTCGCGCATGTCAAACTTGGCGGACGTGATCTGGAATGGTGCATCCAAAGATATCCTCGATCCGTTTTCCAAACAGGTGGGCACCAAGACTACGTACTAA
- a CDS encoding 2OG-Fe(II) oxygenase, giving the protein MPCKTIDVEDHLNRTVAGVDLEQSGHTYWEQNECLILNRFIPKTIVNPCLTEVELLRKNIFRNYVPGHKQGGSVSYYAIWNEFHESSAIVSLYRSPALRRFLSTIVKEELLLCPEHDPHSCALYYYTKPGDHIGFHYDTSYYKGKRYTVLMGLIERSEQCHLVANLPTPGMQEEVHEQPIPLDPGSLVIFNGDKLWHAVTPLGSREERIVLTLQYVTDPEMGPFQRAFSNLKDAFAYFGPAAIIHRSDRSAPY; this is encoded by the coding sequence ATGCCGTGCAAGACGATCGATGTGGAGGATCACCTGAATCGCACGGTGGCGGGAGTGGATCTTGAGCAGTCAGGCCATACCTACTGGGAACAGAACGAATGCCTCATTCTTAATCGGTTCATCCCGAAAACAATCGTCAACCCCTGTCTCACCGAGGTCGAACTGCTCCGGAAAAACATCTTTCGCAATTATGTTCCTGGCCACAAGCAGGGGGGCAGCGTCAGTTATTATGCGATTTGGAACGAGTTCCATGAGTCATCCGCCATTGTCTCGCTCTATCGCTCCCCGGCGTTGCGGCGGTTTCTGAGCACAATCGTGAAGGAGGAGTTGCTGCTCTGTCCGGAACACGATCCCCATTCCTGCGCGCTTTATTACTACACGAAGCCGGGTGACCACATCGGATTTCATTACGATACCTCATACTACAAGGGCAAGCGGTACACAGTTCTGATGGGCTTGATCGAGCGATCCGAACAATGCCATCTCGTGGCCAACCTGCCTACGCCCGGAATGCAGGAGGAAGTACACGAGCAGCCCATCCCGCTCGATCCGGGGTCGCTCGTGATCTTCAATGGAGACAAGCTGTGGCATGCCGTCACGCCGCTCGGGTCCAGGGAAGAACGAATCGTGCTTACGCTGCAATATGTGACTGACCCGGAAATGGGCCCTTTTCAGCGCGCCTTTTCGAATCTGAAGGATGCCTTCGCTTACTTCGGGCCGGCCGCCATCATACATCGGTCCGATCGATCGGCACCGTATTGA